In Tamandua tetradactyla isolate mTamTet1 chromosome 7, mTamTet1.pri, whole genome shotgun sequence, the following are encoded in one genomic region:
- the ITGA5 gene encoding integrin alpha-5 isoform X2, which produces MERTGAQPSCVSVLVGAPKTNTSQPGVLQGGAVYLCPWSTSPSQCTPIEFDSKGARVLESSLSSLEGEEPVEYKSLQWFGATVRAHGSSILACAPLYSWRTEKEPLSDPVGTCYLSTDNFTRILEYAPCRSDFSWAAGQGYCQGGFSAEFTKTGRVVLGGPGSYFWQGQILSATQEQIVKSYYPDYLINPVQGQMQTRQASSIYDDSYLGYSVAVGEFSGDNTEDFVAGVPKGNLTYGYVTILNGSDIRSLYNFSGEQMASYFGYAVAATDVNGDGLDDLLVGAPLLMERTADGRAQEVGRVYVYLQHPAGMEPTPTLTLTGHDEFGRFGSSLTPLGDLDQDGYNDVAIGAPFGGETQQGVVFVFPGNTGGLGPKPSQVLLPLWAAGHTPDFFGSALRGSQDLDGNGYPDLIVGAFGVDKAVVYRGRPIVSASASLTIFPAMFNPEERSCSLEGNPVSCINLSFCLNASGKHVPDSIGFTVELQLDWQKQKGGVRRALFLASRQATLTQTLLIQNGAREDCREMKIYLRNESEFRDKLSPIHIALNFSLDHQAPMDSHGLRPVLHYQSKNRIEDKAQILLDCGEDNICVPDLQLEVFGEQNHVYLGDKNSLNLTFHAQNVGEGGAYEAELRVTAPPEAEYSGLVRHPGNFSSLSCDYSAANQSRLLVCDLGNPMKAGASLWGGLRFTVPHLRDTKKTIQFDFQILSKNLNNSQSDVVSFRLSVEAQAQVSLNGVSKPEAVVFPVSDWHPRERPQEEGDLGPSVHHVYELINLGPSSISRGVLELSCPQALEGQRLLYVTRVTGLSNCTTSHPPNPQDLALEPEDSQHHRLQKRDASGRSPASVVPQVLKCPEAECFRLRCELGPLHRQESRSLQLHFRVWAKTFLQREHQPFSLQCEAVYEALRMPYRILPRQLPQKELQVATAVQWTKAEGSQGVPLWIIILAILIGLLLLGLLIYVLYKLGFFKRSLPYGTAMEKAQLKPPATSDA; this is translated from the exons CGTCAGCGTGCTAGTGGGAGCGCCAAAGACCAACACCAGCCAGCCGGGAGTGCTGCAGGGTGGTGCCGTCTACCTCTGCCCCTGGAGCACCAGTCCCTCACAATGCACCCCCATCGAATTTGACAGCAAAG GCGCACGCGTCCTGGAGTCCTCCTTGTCTAGCCTAGAGGGAGAGGAGCCTGTGGAGTACAAGTCCTTGCAGTGGTTTGGGGCAACGGTTCGAGCCCACGGCTCTTCCATCCTG GCCTGTGCTCCCCTGTACAGCTGGCGTACCGAGAAGGAGCCCCTGAGCGATCCGGTGGGCACCTGCTACCTCTCCACAGACAACTTCACCCGGATTCTGGAGTATGCGCCATGCCGCTCAG ATTTCAGCTGGGCAGCAGGACAGGGTTACTGCCAAGGGGGCTTCAGTGCCGAGTTCACCAAG ACTGGACGTGTGGTCTTGGGTGGACCAGGGAGCTATTTCTGGCAAG GCCAGATCCTGTCCGCCACTCAGGAGCAGATTGTAAAATCCTATTACCCCGACTACCTGATCAACCCGGTACAGGGACAAATGCAGACGCGCCAAGCCAGTTCCATCTATGACGACAGCTACCTGG GATACTCTGTGGCTGTGGGTGAATTCAGTGGTGACAACACAGAAG ACTTTGTTGCTGGCGTCCCCAAAGGGAACCTCACCTATGGCTAC GTCACCATCCTTAATGGTTCAGACATCCGATCCCTCTACAACTTCTCAGGGGAACAG ATGGCCTCCTACTTTGGCTATGCAGTGGCTGCCACAGACGTCAATGGGGATGG GCTGGATGACTTGCTGGTGGGTGCACCCCTGCTCATGGAGCGGACAGCTGACGGGAGGGCTCAGGAGGTGGGCAGAGTCTACGTCTACCTGCAGCACCCCGCTGGCATggagcccacccccacccttaccCTCACTGGCCACGATGAGTTTGGCCGATTTGGCAGCTCTCTGACTCCCCTGGGAGACTTGGACCAGGATGGCTACAATG ATGTGGCCATTGGGGCTCCCTTTGGCGGGGAGACCCAGCAGGGAGTGGTGTTTGTGTTCCCTGGGAACACAGGGGGCCTGGGCCCTAAGCCCTCCCAGGTTCTACTGCCTCTGTGGGCAGCGGGCCACACCCCAGACTTCTTTGGCTCCGCCCTGCGAGGAAGCCAAGACCTGGATGGCAATGGATACCCTG ATCTGATTGTGGGGGCATTTGGTGTGGACAAGGCTGTCGTGTACAG GGGTCGTCCCATCGTGTCTGCCAGTGCCTCCCTCACCATCTTCCCCGCCATGTTCAACCCAGAGGAGCGCAGCTGCAGCTTGGAGGGGAACCCTGTGTCCTG TATCAACCTTAGTTTCTGCCTCAATGCTTCTGGAAAACACGTCCCTGATTCCATCG GCTTCACGGTGGAGCTCCAGCTGGACTGGCAGAAGCAGAAGGGGGGTGTGCGGCGGGCGCTGTTCCTGGCCTCCCGACAGGCGACCCTCACCCAGACCTTGCTTATCCAGAACGGGGCTCGGGAAGACTGCAGGGAGATGAAGATCTACCTCCGG AATGAGTCAGAATTCCGAGACAAACTCTCCCCCATTCACATCGCCCTCAACTTCTCCCTGGACCACCAAGCCCCCATGGACAGCCATGGTCTCCGACCTGTACTACATTATCAGAGCAAGAACCGGATAGAGGACAAG GCTCAGATCTTGCTGGACTGCGGAGAGGACAACATCTGCGTCCCTGACCTGCAGCTGGAAGTGTTTGG GGAGCAGAACCACGTGTACCTGGGTGACAAGAACTCCCTGAACTTAACTTTCCATGCCCAGAATGTGGGAGAGGGTGGTGCCTACGAGGCTGAGCTGCGGGTCACTGCCCCTCCGGAGGCCGAGTACTCGGGACTCGTCAGACACCCAGGG AACTTCTCCAGCCTCAGCTGTGACTACTCGGCTGCGAACCAGAGCCGCCTGCTCGTGTGTGACCTGGGCAACCCCATGAAGGCAGGAGCCAGC CTCTGGGGCGGCCTTCGGTTCACAGTCCCTCATCTCCGGGACACGAAGAAGACCATCCAGTTTGACTTTCAGATCCTCAG CAAGAATCTCAACAACTCACAAAGCGATGTGGTCTCCTTCCGGCTCTCCGTGGAAGCTCAGGCCCAGGTCTCCCTGAACGG TGTCTCCAAGCCAGAGGCGGTGGTCTTCCCGGTGAGTGACTGGCATCCCCGAGAGCGGCCTCAGGAGGAAGGGGACCTGGGACCCTCTGTCCATCACGTCTATGAG CTCATCAACCTGGGGCCCAGCTCCATCAGCCGGGGTGTGCTGGAGCTCAGCTGCCCCCAGGCTCTGGAAGGTCAGCGGCTCCTCTACGTGACCAGGGTTACAGGACTCAGCAACTGCACCACCAGTCACCCACCCAACCCACAGGACCTGGCG TTGGAGCCTGAGGATTCCCAACACCACCGGCTACAAAAACGGGACGCTTCAGGCCGGAGCCCTGCCTCCGTGGTGCCTCAGGTCCTG AAATGCCCAGAGGCTGAGTGTTTCAGGCTGCGCTGTGAACTTGGGCCACTGCACCGGCAAGAGAGCCGAAGTCTGCAACTGCATTTCCGAGTCTGGGCCAAGACCTTCCTGCAG CGGGAGCACCAGCCATTTAGTCTGCAGTGTGAAGCTGTATACGAAGCCTTGAGGATGCCCTACCGAATCCTGCCTCGACAGCTGCCCCAAAAGGAACTTCAG GTGGCCACAGCCGTGCAGTGGACCAAGGCAGAGGGCAGCCAGGGCGTCCCCCTGTGGATCATTATCCTCGCCATCCTCATCGGCCTCCTGCTCCTAGGTCTGCTCATCTACGTCCTCTACAAG CTCGGATTCTTCAAACGCTCCCTCCCATACGGCACTGCCATGGAAAAAGCTCAACTCAAGCCTCCAGCCACCTCTGATGCCTGA